TTCCTCCACTCCACAGCTGACAGGCGACCAGCCTCCACCCATGCTACTGACAGCCCTGCGTCCCTGCACAGCTCCGAGATGGCTCCGGTGGAGGCCAGCATCGAAGACCTCCACTTCACCGTGAACGCCGTGCCGAGCCTGCAGGCAGACGCGGCGCCCGTCGTCACACCCACGTCCCCCGCCAGCAACCTGGAGGACAAGCTCAAGCAGGAGCTGGACTACCACCAGACTGGCAGCTACGGCCAATATGGCCAGTGTGACCTGCCTGATGGCAGCCACTACCATCCCCTGCCGTACGCACCTGCTTTcccccacccccagcagcagcaaccACAGAAGCAGAACCTGCCGCAGCAGACCACCAATGGCCACCGCTGGCCCCCGGAGGTGCCGTGCCAGGAGTCCACCGTGCAGTCCTGGAGAAAAGGCGAGGCCAGAGCACATAGTCCGGAGGATGGCACCACGGGCCTGGGTGTGTTTATGGGCCTGGGCCTCGGTGGAGGACCGGTGCCAGACGCGGCGAGGTACCGGAGCCAGGTGTCGGGAGGGAGCCTGTACTCCTATGAGCCGCCCCCTCGGTTGGAGCGGCACCAGTCCTGGCCCACCAACCACCCGGTGCCGGAGTCGGCCATGCCAGACTACTCGCCCGGCAACATGCGGTTTGGTAATGGGCTGGCTGCCTCACAGGAGCCGGGTAAGGGAGACTTTTGTAACTTGTACTGTGAAATCCCTTGACTGtatttcatattattattattgtcaaatGTGTATGAAATAATCACCACTTTTCAGTTACTTTACAACTTgttgctaaatgtgtgtgtgtgtgtgtgtgtgtgtgtgtgtgtgtgtgtgtgtgtgtgtgtgtgtgtgtgtgtgtgtgtgtgtgtgtgtgtgtgtgtgtgtgtgtgtgtgtgtgtgtgtgtgtgtgtgtgtgtgtgtctgtgtgtgtgtctgtgtctgtgtctgtgtctgtgtgtgtatgtgtttctgtgtgtgtatgtgtttctgtgtgtgtctgtgcatcaaTGTCTATGCATATGACATGCATATGTAAATGTGTTTGACTTGACAGCCATTCATATTGCTGGTGCCCGGGCCGTTCAGATCGGACACGGCAACACAATGAGCATCCAGTCACTTGAACCCAGCTCCATGCTTTCTCAGTCAAATGGCAACTCCCCCAACAACAAGTACAAAGAGCTCCTGACGAAATACAGTGAGTCATTCCCGGCAGTATTTGATCTCCTGTCTTGACGTGTTGGAAAGAGTCGTGCTGTGCTCATGTGAGAGGCGGTATTACAATGAAGTGGTTTGCACAACAAAATGGCAGAGCACATTAATTGGACGACGAAACAGGTCAAGAAAGGGAGTGGATCCTTGAATATGCAACACATATTTGATGATATAAATTGTAGAATGTTATATAAAATACGTATGTTATAAAAAACATTTCTTAATTTTCCGGTATGAGCCCTTCATCAGACGTCATATCTGATTATAGGTTTATGCTTTAAGCATGAATGAAAAAGTGTGCGTGAGCAATTACCGATGTGGCAGACTCTACCCACTTGCTTGAAAATGGAGGTTCTCAACCTTCCAACTGCCATGCTGTGAACTGACGTATTTTGTAATTAAAGTTGGTGAAATTACTTTGCTCTTTATTGGCTTGCTCAGGCGTGTTAAACGAAAACATTTGCTTACAGAGAGTTGTTAACGCCTCAGGAGTAAGGAATGACGTGTCATTCAAGAAATTAAAAAGTGAGACAGCTAAATATCTGTTTAGTAATGTGTTGCAAAATTATAGCCCTTCCTTTTACTTTGATTTGATGGCAATTCAATCTTCGGTGTTCTAGATTGTGTTATTAAAATGCACAAAAACTGATCAGCTGCATAACCAGTTAGACCTGGAGGTTACAGATGACTGTCGTGGCCTAATGTTTacggaggtggtcttaagatcagagggttggaggttcaaatgccacccttgcctctccctacacctccatgcaTGGATGAAGAGCCCTTGGGAAACACACCtaaaccccacattactccaggcaCTGAAACCAATGCTCTCTAAATAactctaagtcactttggataaaaaacatCAGATAGCTGTAATGTAATACATGTACATTACATTGTTACATCTGGCACTGGCCTATGGAAGTCTAGAGTGATACAGAACATGTTGGATGTAAACAATTTCTAGCCATTTTTGTGAAAAAATGTAATCTGAACAATAACTTAGCATCAAGAATTCTATGAATAGCTGTGTGCATGCAGTAGGCAAACACCCCTGTAGATCTGTACAATATATCTATAATTTCAGGGCATGTTATACTTCATAGTATTTATATGCGCTTGACAAATCTGTTAAAAAAACCTTTCTATCTGTATAGGCTTTGCAGCAAATTTTCCCAATAATATCAGCTGCGGTCTTCGTCACAGTGGTCTTCCTCGTGTCAAACACTATGCTGCATTCCAGGTGACCACGCCATCAACGACGACCACCTGGAGCTTCTCCGCGACAACATCGGCGGCAACTGGAAGAAGTGTGCGCGGCGGCTGATGCTGACGGACGTGGAGGTGGACACCATCGACCACGACTACAACCGCGACGGCCTGAGCGAGAAGGTGCACCAGATGCTGCACCGCTGGCGCATGAAGGAGGGCAGCGTGGGCTGCACCGTGGGCCGCCTGTGCCAGGCGCTCAGCGACTGCGTCCCCGTCGACCTGCTGCTCCGCCTGTTGCACAAGTGTCGGGAGATCGCCAGCCCTTAAAGGTGCAATATTTTTAGaagttttatttccagaatacctgctgccccttcacaaatgctacctttttcatgaatacttaccacccccatcaaattttaagtatttgttatgactaggaaaattgcacttttcatacatgaaaagggggatcttctccattgtctggcatttttaaaaaaatttagctgcaaaagtttttggactttggtcatactagtaaattactcattatttagttaatattaatgaaaagatcaaatttggcagtaggcagcagagtttcaatgatcagcattgttgcaatacccactctggccaccatcctacacagtgcacctttaaaggaggGACAACGGGTAGGgaaaaggaagggagggatggagaagcgCTTCCTCAGATACtgttttttaattttcattttaattttttaaaatcttttttttactctattttacgataggacagtgaaggattGACAGGAATCgaatggggggagagaaagatgtggggaaggatcggcataggacccgggccggaGTGGAACACGGGTCACCAGCTTAGCAGCCCAGTGTCCTGCCATGGTAGAGCCTCTCAGATACTGTTGATGTCGGACCGAGAGTCAGGACCTTGTCAGACTGTGAAACCTTTGCTTCGCCCCCTTCAACTGGCAATCAAAACTGACATCAGCCTTATATTTTTGGGCATCCTCCAAAGAGTCCCAGCTTACTCCTAGCTCactgtgtgaatgtttttttttacgtcTCCATGTAAAATTCTTGACAGTCGGGCACGCGCccccgtgcgcacgcacacgcacacacacacacacacacacacacacacacacacacacacacacacgtgcgtgcatgcaaacgcatggacacacacacacgtgcgtgcatgcaaacgcatggacacacacacacacacacacacacataacaatttTACACCCTTGTCTATGTGAGGGTCTCCTCTACCTCTTTCTTTAGGTGACGCCAGTTTTAACATTTGTGGAAACTCaggaaggacgccggagccctgagtaccagcgaactgcaAAGATGTATGGAGTATgtactggaagcaacgatggaaggcttgtctgaggacgacctagagagagagagagcgagagagagagagagagagagagacgccagtGAGCCGTATCATAATATGTTTGGCCAATAGAGTAAGTGCTTCGAATGAGCTTGTGAGGTACTACCTGGCCTCTGTGATACCACGATCAGTGAAGGAGTTTATCATTTAATTTAGTCAAAAGTAATTACAAGAGACTATGAAGACTTGTGCGTCATTTTTCATGTTTCTGGTTTTATCTAAAACCAATTTCTGTCCATTTATGTGTTTCAacgagtgtttgtgtatgcatcttGGTGCACTACTGACACTGAAGAGGTAAAGTCTGTACAGTGGTGCATTTGTCATGAATAACATTTCTTATTACTTGACTAACTCCATAGAAGCTATCTTTTGGCTGTCATCTGTCATATCACATGTGCGCTGTATCAGCTTTGGAGCATCTAAGAGCCTGTGGAACACAAGGGCAGGAAAGGAACGATTGTTTGAGAATCATTGTGTCGTTTTGTAACAGGGCTATTTCTGTACTAGACACATGCCAGTGCTTTGCTGTGGTTTGACTCGAGGGTTGCACTTCGtacttttaaaggtacactgtgtgagatttgtagctgtttatttccagaattcatgctacctattcactaatgttacctttttcatgaatacttaccgccaccctcaaattctaagtattcattatgactgaaaaattgcacttttcatacatgaaaagggggatcttctcaatggtccgccattttgactttccagaaatagccattcttagctgcaaaaatgactgtacttgggccatgctagaaaattttagtttattacttagtaaactttcataaaaagatcGATTTTGGTAATAGACagccctgtttcaatgagcagcatagttgcagtactttttttgaccatttcctgcacagtgtacctttaaagttgtGTCTGTTTTTTCTGTGTTGTGGTTGTCCACTGGATCGGGAACTGTAACTAACACGGAAAATTGTCTTTTTTATAATGATGTCATTAAATATGCACCTGCCTCAAAATTGCTGTGTCATTGACATTCATCAACATCTGAGGTGGTGTATGATATCTGTGTTCAGAAATAGCATgaaaactctgtctctctcgctctctctctctctctctctctctctctctctctctctccctttctccctgtctctctctctctcacacacacacactgctggctaCAGATGTGGTTCAggaacttaggtgctgtttccacgtagcaggatatttttttagcagggtatttttttctcctgctacgtggaaacgcaacatgtggataaaaaaatcctccattgtaacaaatgcgtttcagacccctaaacaggatatttttttctcctgctattcttttctcctgcacctggatttttaaatatctgctacgtggaaacggaaggccaaaaccaatgcaaaaccaatacaagcaggagaaaaaaatatccacatataaaaatatccagctacgtggaaacggcaccttaaggTCACTTAAAAGACCAACAGATGAACAGCCATTTATTATAATAGCACCACGCTCACAGCTGCAGCACCACCTGGTGGTAATACGTCTCAAGAAGAACCAGAACAATCTCTCAATCACATTTTacccacagggccgctgacagcgtttgccacggccaggacaaagtcatctgaaatggtcgcccattcaatacatactgtacaattcgATGAAACCCCAATTTTaggccccctctctgcctgcaaccccctccccttccctgctAGCGAGAAGTGTCATCTGTCCTTGAGCCAAGGACAATCACATGCCAGTATCTTATGTTGACAAACAGGCATCCTTGGTGAGgcagaatgacaatgggagtgggaTGCAGTCTTTTATCCAACAGTTCCATTGCCCTTGTGTCCATGAGGTGATGTGTTTGACACATCATTCTAACTGTaagtccatttttattttattttttattttttatttttttatttcaaggaTAACCCTTTGAGATGCGACCTCATGCGATCTCATTTTCGAGGAGGTCCTAATGGCAATGCAAACAGAACAAGCTGTGAAGGACGTGTGCGACCTAAATTGGCAGTTTGTAAGTGAAGGTTTTTCTTGACCAGTACGTTGTGtcatatgacattacattttgagttctttttttttttttttttggaagaccAGTGAGCTAGTTAAGAAGACATCCGTACAACTTCATAATGAAAGTACCAAGTCATTTACAAGATGAACTTCCATCATATTTAATTAGATGCAGTGGAAAAACTGCACAAAATGAAAAGAATGTGTAATAGCAATGTATGGAATGTAATGGTGACACGACTAGGCTACTGGAAGCAGTTATGTGTGGGTACTTTTTACATACCAACTATATGACACACACATAGATGGAGAGGTGTTCCGAGATGTTGAGATCATTGTGACATATGAGACGTAAATGTAAGAATAAGGCAATGTTGTCACAGGTTGTTTTAGTAGAATAAACCATAATGTAGTTTTAAAGCTGTATAAATAATTTCACTTTGATTTCATTCCTGACACCAGGTTGTAAGAATGTTATGTTAGAAATAGAGCTATACACACAAAGTTGCTCTCAGTTTCCTGCCAGCACTGTAATGAGAATGGAAAAAATGCTTCTACTATAGTGCAGAATTCTTTGCAAGAGGAATCAGACATAATCAGGACTGTTTATCATGGGCAATTTTTTCCTGTCATAAAGGGATAAATCCTCATGTCCATTTTAGTAAACATTTGCTGATGGAGTTGAAGACAACGTGCCATTTCTACATGTTACCATTTCTCTGCTACAACCTGCAGAAATACATACAACAGCTGCCATCATCATctttatcatcgtcatcatcatccttaCCTTTTGGGGAGGCTAATGAAAGACAATACTTGCAAACTTTGAAACAGGAAAGTTGAAAAAAACTTTATGAATTAATTACATGTATTTATTAGAACATCCTGCACAGACCACACAGTCTGCAGCTTCTTTCAGAATAAATAGCAGTTCATTTCACACAACGTTTCATATATTAGGACATCCTTTGAAACATGTCTACAATCTGACATTGCATTATACAGTATCAGGCAGGTCACAACAACAGTGTACCTTCCTTCTGCCCAACTTCTCAGTATACATTCCTCTAAGTATTCTCAGTAGAACCAAAGATGTTCTTCAGAATGGAATGTCTCAGCTAGAACCCCAGTATTCTGGCATTCTGAAGTACAAATATCAACCTCCGTCTGTCTCCATAGTTACTGTACTGAGACAGCCAGCACAGAGTGCCTCTtatccatacatacagtacgtacgtaTGTCCAGTGGTCGAGTTGCaaaatcaaaccaggggggatggtcaAAGATGGATTCTGATcattgggggttcgggggtcccctgagaaaatgttgaaaatgtagttgttaatagtgaaattttaacacaatgtgtgaagaagggatggctgttttagagggggatgatttttgaccattttcagtGAGGGGGATGATATTAGACCATTTTCAGACTTTAGAGCATCCCATATACAGATTTTAGACCATCCCCTATACAACCGAGCCTTGCGTATGTCCATCATTTATTTGTTACATAAAAATTGTGTTCTTCTCCATGGCAACGTTATGCAGTCTGACCTTGATATCTGTGCAGTTGTTTGTTGAATACCATAGTTATCATTTATTGCAATGTGAATAGTGATGTGTTTTGTTATTGCTCATTTCTGTTACGGTAGGCATGGGGAAGAGCTGATTCTCTAATGGGCACATCTCACAAAGACAAAGACTCTCTAATCAACTGTACGTTTTCACTACATTTGGACTTTGAGATGTTCTTGGTCGGTATgtcaacatgtacagtattacaaaacaaacacacttgaGGACATCAGAAACTCATACAGTAGCTTATTTCATCCCAAACACGTCATGATGAAGTCTCTTTTCTTCTTTGAAAAATTCTCCCTGTAAAACTGAGCTGCATTTTACCTTGAACCCATGTGAGGAATTAGCCCATGCAGTATTAATCAGCTGACCAGGGCAGAGGCAGCATGATGTTCGTCCGTGCAGTCTCTTAACGAAATCCTTTGATGTTTGCGCTCTGCAGGTCTTTCCCATTAAAATCACTGCACTTTAGCAAAAAAGAGAATGCATCATCT
This genomic interval from Engraulis encrasicolus isolate BLACKSEA-1 chromosome 16, IST_EnEncr_1.0, whole genome shotgun sequence contains the following:
- the ripk1l gene encoding receptor-interacting serine/threonine-protein kinase 1, with protein sequence MATALSVEMNMKSSDLIKKEPLDYGGFGEVHLCYHKTLGQVVMKTVYTGPQRAESHRQSLLSEGSLMRKLNHERVVKLLGVILEDGDYSLVMEFIPKGNLLNMLEEVSVPLSIKGRIIVEILEGMIYLTQNQITHKDLKPENILVDEGFHIKIADLGLATCQQWSKLTKEESRRRSQTGRAGCGSGAGTLYYMAPEHLQSIHARSSEKSDVYSFAIVIWVILTSKEPYENARSEDHICQCVRQGDRPDDESIPEGTPKEISSLMKQCWDQDPQQRPTFKQAYERFLPFYKDHLESDVEIDAQKLKNLYSGPKELVEKMKSLGMAHPGVTPSDRRPASTHATDSPASLHSSEMAPVEASIEDLHFTVNAVPSLQADAAPVVTPTSPASNLEDKLKQELDYHQTGSYGQYGQCDLPDGSHYHPLPYAPAFPHPQQQQPQKQNLPQQTTNGHRWPPEVPCQESTVQSWRKGEARAHSPEDGTTGLGVFMGLGLGGGPVPDAARYRSQVSGGSLYSYEPPPRLERHQSWPTNHPVPESAMPDYSPGNMRFGNGLAASQEPAIHIAGARAVQIGHGNTMSIQSLEPSSMLSQSNGNSPNNKYKELLTKYSDHAINDDHLELLRDNIGGNWKKCARRLMLTDVEVDTIDHDYNRDGLSEKVHQMLHRWRMKEGSVGCTVGRLCQALSDCVPVDLLLRLLHKCREIASP